The following coding sequences lie in one Komagataeibacter sucrofermentans DSM 15973 genomic window:
- a CDS encoding LysR family transcriptional regulator produces MRKRYDLDLLRSLQALIEEEGVSHAARRLQMSEAAMSRSLAKLRVVFNDPILVASGRRMVVTTFALGLRERLRAIVDGADSLLEEQDTPDIASLSPHFMLRANDLIVGAFGAAILAALRHDCPGCTLTFVPETDDEPSNDLREGHIDLYLGASDDMRPEIRRQSIFPTAFRGLVRADHPILAEGITPESIARYEHISVSRRGRLHGPIDAVLKEQFGLRRHVVMVVPTYYAMVETLRMTDMILPLPGIAIDYLPIRSMHLAEFEFPFALPTVHSFQAWHPRRDGDPVHRWLRNTVYRVVRERGGGLPEGFAPPSGP; encoded by the coding sequence ATGAGAAAACGCTATGATCTCGACCTGCTCCGCAGCCTTCAGGCCCTGATCGAGGAGGAAGGCGTCTCGCACGCGGCGCGCAGGCTGCAGATGAGCGAGGCCGCCATGAGCCGCAGCCTCGCCAAGCTGCGCGTGGTGTTCAATGATCCGATTCTGGTGGCATCGGGGCGGCGCATGGTGGTCACGACCTTTGCGCTCGGCCTGCGCGAGCGGCTGCGGGCCATTGTCGATGGCGCCGATTCATTGCTTGAAGAGCAGGACACCCCCGATATTGCCAGCCTGTCGCCGCATTTCATGCTGCGCGCCAATGACCTGATTGTCGGCGCGTTCGGTGCGGCCATTCTCGCCGCCCTGCGCCATGACTGCCCCGGCTGCACCCTGACCTTCGTGCCTGAAACGGATGATGAACCCAGCAACGACCTGCGCGAAGGGCATATCGACCTGTATCTGGGGGCCTCGGATGACATGCGGCCCGAAATACGCCGCCAGAGCATCTTCCCCACTGCGTTCCGTGGCCTCGTGCGGGCCGATCACCCCATTCTGGCGGAAGGGATCACGCCGGAATCAATCGCGCGGTATGAACATATCAGCGTGTCGCGCCGGGGCAGGCTGCATGGGCCGATCGATGCGGTGCTCAAGGAACAGTTTGGCCTGCGACGCCACGTGGTGATGGTGGTACCCACCTATTACGCCATGGTCGAGACCCTGCGCATGACCGACATGATCCTGCCGCTGCCGGGCATCGCCATCGATTACCTGCCCATCCGCTCCATGCACCTGGCCGAGTTCGAATTTCCCTTCGCCCTGCCTACGGTGCATTCCTTTCAGGCATGGCACCCCAGGCGCGATGGCGACCCGGTGCATCGCTGGCTGCGCAATACGGTGTATCGCGTCGTGCGCGAGCGTGGCGGAGGCCTGCCGGAGGGGTTTGCCCCCCCGTCAGGCCCGTAG
- a CDS encoding FUSC family protein — MDLSRFLMPNPVARLRWPLGMDWLRWLLCPTPQAVGFALRNTAASLIALAIALWMELDSPQWAVATVWSVAQVRRGESMSKARWRIVGTLVGAVAAVVFIGAFPQQSWLFFPAVATWIGLCSFLATFCLNFRSYAFVLSGYTCSIIAVAAASEPDNVFFIAMSRASYIVLGVVCEAAMGVLFTFNLATRAQATMVGQVETVLHRLGGLLREIVLHERDTLVHAGEFSGMLISVHQGLEFPAIEMGRQVHAGDHARAVLAEVSILVTRLVGLSGGAERAMLADDAALADTRGQLLHLCDRLATCRLEAGALDELYEQVTHLRVLFEQRAARGAHEMARVTHGVLAATMDDLQTALDHAYAIFSPPPHDRFRFHLGGHRDIRLAFHNGLRGAAAIMLAALVYECTAWPGGMGFIAITTLVCGLFATRENPVVATTRFLSGAVWSAVAAGCLSLWLIPYLSDYEELAFVLGIFLFVGGLAKCNRGTAGAAAAYGLLMPNLLMTGNQSRVDEIAFLNNALHTVLAVGLSVLVFRLVLPFRARAERLRFGAHMRGELRRLCLVPLLPSPQWWIGTSVDRIGRMVRHAAQAGDHTAGGGIRLMLMFSSVGLNILLLRALKRQRRDAATDIITTLLRALVRYRPISPRGVALVRAARRRLARLEKADPGNGRLLEVLACLDGIARTATACLSAMEAGVE, encoded by the coding sequence ATGGATCTGTCCCGCTTCCTCATGCCCAACCCGGTTGCTCGCCTTCGCTGGCCACTGGGGATGGACTGGCTACGCTGGCTGCTCTGCCCTACGCCGCAGGCCGTGGGCTTTGCGCTGCGCAATACGGCGGCCTCGCTCATCGCCCTTGCCATTGCGTTGTGGATGGAACTCGACAGCCCGCAATGGGCGGTGGCCACCGTGTGGTCGGTTGCCCAGGTGCGGCGCGGGGAGAGCATGTCCAAGGCGCGGTGGCGCATCGTGGGCACGCTGGTCGGCGCGGTGGCGGCGGTCGTGTTCATCGGGGCGTTTCCGCAGCAGTCATGGCTGTTTTTTCCTGCCGTTGCGACGTGGATCGGGCTGTGCAGCTTTCTGGCCACGTTCTGCCTCAACTTCCGTTCCTATGCGTTCGTGCTGTCGGGCTACACATGCTCGATCATTGCGGTGGCGGCGGCATCCGAGCCCGATAACGTGTTTTTCATCGCCATGTCGCGCGCGAGTTATATCGTGCTGGGCGTGGTGTGCGAGGCGGCGATGGGGGTGCTGTTCACCTTCAACCTCGCCACACGCGCGCAGGCCACCATGGTGGGGCAGGTGGAGACCGTACTGCACCGCCTCGGTGGCCTGCTGCGCGAGATCGTGCTGCATGAGCGTGACACGCTGGTCCATGCCGGTGAGTTTTCCGGTATGCTGATATCGGTGCATCAGGGGCTGGAGTTCCCGGCCATCGAGATGGGGCGGCAGGTACATGCGGGCGACCATGCCCGCGCGGTGCTGGCCGAGGTCTCGATTCTGGTGACACGTCTTGTTGGCCTGTCTGGCGGCGCGGAGCGGGCCATGCTGGCCGATGACGCGGCCCTGGCCGATACGCGCGGGCAGCTTCTGCATCTGTGTGATCGGCTGGCCACCTGCCGCCTTGAGGCTGGCGCGCTGGATGAACTGTACGAGCAGGTCACGCATCTGCGCGTTTTGTTCGAGCAGCGTGCCGCGCGGGGCGCGCATGAGATGGCCCGCGTGACCCATGGCGTGCTGGCCGCCACCATGGATGACCTGCAGACAGCGCTTGACCACGCCTATGCCATTTTCAGCCCGCCGCCGCATGACCGCTTCCGCTTTCATCTCGGTGGCCACCGCGATATCCGCCTGGCATTCCATAACGGGCTGCGGGGGGCTGCGGCCATCATGCTTGCCGCCCTTGTCTATGAATGTACGGCATGGCCAGGCGGCATGGGGTTCATTGCCATCACCACGCTGGTGTGCGGGCTGTTCGCCACGCGCGAGAACCCGGTGGTGGCCACCACGCGCTTCCTGTCTGGGGCCGTGTGGTCCGCCGTGGCGGCGGGGTGCCTCAGCCTGTGGCTCATTCCGTATCTGAGTGATTATGAGGAACTGGCCTTTGTGCTGGGCATCTTCCTGTTCGTTGGCGGGCTTGCCAAGTGCAACCGGGGCACGGCGGGGGCTGCGGCGGCCTACGGGCTGCTCATGCCCAACCTGCTCATGACCGGCAACCAGAGCCGGGTGGATGAGATCGCCTTCCTCAACAACGCGCTGCACACGGTGCTGGCGGTGGGGCTGAGCGTGCTGGTGTTCCGTCTTGTGCTGCCGTTCAGGGCGCGGGCCGAGCGGCTGCGTTTTGGCGCGCATATGCGTGGTGAACTGCGGCGGCTGTGCCTTGTGCCGCTGCTGCCTTCGCCCCAGTGGTGGATCGGCACGAGCGTTGACCGGATCGGGCGCATGGTGCGCCACGCGGCACAGGCGGGCGATCATACGGCGGGTGGCGGCATCCGGCTCATGCTCATGTTCTCATCCGTGGGGCTGAACATCCTGCTGCTGCGCGCGCTCAAGCGGCAGCGGCGCGATGCCGCGACGGACATCATCACCACCCTGCTACGCGCGCTGGTGCGCTACAGGCCCATCAGCCCGCGCGGGGTGGCCCTGGTGCGGGCGGCACGCAGGCGGCTGGCCCGGCTGGAAAAAGCCGACCCCGGCAATGGAAGGCTGCTTGAGGTGCTGGCCTGCCTTGATGGCATTGCCCGCACGGCCACGGCCTGCCTGAGTGCGATGGAAGCGGGAGTGGAATAA
- a CDS encoding NAD-dependent malic enzyme produces the protein MSDTARAMLSSSLKTALSGRELLDCPVLNKGNAFDRRERDLFGLHGLLPASVATLAEQADLARARLAELPDNFARHIALREIQDRNETLFYAIIDEALEAWLPIIYTPAIGRACREFSHIWTRPRGLFLSYAAHRGRIAEILANPQFDDVRVIVASDGGSILGIGDQGANGMGIPIGKLSLYTACGGLDPARALPVLLDMGTDNETLLADPEYIGWRHARVRGADYDAFIAEFVQAVNTRWPNIALHWEDLSGADALRILRRYRGEMCTYNDDIQGTAGVTAGALLAAIKAGGAALDAQKIVIFGAGGAGCGIADLLAQMMVAGGMTAQEASRRFFMVDINGLVREGMPGVTEGQQPFAQPADIAAGWRVDDAAHITLAEVMAHVQPTMLIGTSGQGGAFTREIVAPMARQAARPIIFALSNPTANIEATPADLLAWTQGRAIIGTGGPFAPVEHDGRLRPVDQINNSYVFPGVGLAVVAGGITRMTDGMFLAAAHALAALSPAAGAADPTTAPLLPPVSELRLVATAVARAVIAQGQKEGVAPQAPAHEVETALRDAVWTARYRPYEKA, from the coding sequence ATGTCGGATACAGCGCGGGCCATGCTTTCCTCTTCCCTCAAAACAGCTTTGTCTGGCAGGGAACTTCTGGATTGCCCTGTGCTGAACAAGGGAAATGCATTCGACAGGCGTGAACGTGACCTGTTCGGGCTGCATGGCCTGCTGCCCGCCAGCGTGGCGACCCTGGCCGAACAGGCCGATCTCGCCCGTGCCCGGCTGGCCGAACTGCCAGACAATTTTGCGCGACATATTGCGCTACGCGAAATCCAGGACCGGAACGAAACGCTTTTCTACGCCATTATCGACGAGGCGCTCGAGGCCTGGCTGCCCATCATCTACACCCCGGCCATCGGGCGGGCGTGCCGTGAGTTCAGCCATATCTGGACCCGCCCGCGCGGCCTGTTCCTGAGCTATGCCGCGCACCGGGGCCGCATTGCCGAGATCCTGGCCAACCCGCAGTTTGATGATGTGCGCGTGATCGTGGCGAGCGATGGCGGCAGTATCCTTGGCATTGGCGACCAGGGGGCCAATGGCATGGGCATCCCCATTGGCAAGCTCTCGCTCTACACCGCGTGTGGCGGCCTCGATCCGGCCCGCGCGCTGCCCGTCCTGCTTGATATGGGCACCGATAACGAGACCCTGCTGGCCGACCCCGAATATATTGGCTGGCGACATGCCCGCGTGCGCGGCGCGGACTATGATGCCTTCATTGCCGAATTCGTGCAGGCCGTGAACACGCGCTGGCCCAATATCGCCCTGCATTGGGAAGACCTTTCGGGTGCCGACGCGCTGCGCATCCTGCGCCGCTACCGGGGCGAAATGTGCACCTATAATGATGATATTCAGGGCACGGCGGGCGTTACCGCCGGCGCGCTGCTCGCGGCCATAAAAGCCGGGGGGGCTGCGCTGGATGCCCAGAAGATCGTCATTTTTGGCGCGGGTGGCGCAGGGTGCGGCATTGCCGACCTGCTTGCGCAGATGATGGTGGCAGGCGGCATGACGGCGCAGGAGGCCAGCCGCCGCTTTTTCATGGTCGATATCAACGGCCTCGTGCGCGAGGGCATGCCGGGCGTGACCGAAGGCCAGCAGCCCTTTGCCCAGCCTGCCGATATTGCGGCGGGCTGGCGCGTGGATGATGCCGCCCACATCACGCTGGCCGAGGTCATGGCCCATGTGCAGCCCACCATGCTGATCGGCACGTCAGGGCAGGGCGGGGCGTTCACGCGCGAGATCGTGGCCCCCATGGCCCGGCAGGCGGCGCGGCCCATCATCTTCGCGCTGTCCAACCCCACCGCCAATATCGAGGCCACACCTGCCGACTTGCTGGCATGGACGCAGGGGCGCGCGATTATCGGCACGGGCGGCCCGTTCGCGCCGGTGGAGCATGACGGTCGCCTGCGCCCGGTTGACCAGATCAACAATTCCTATGTCTTTCCCGGCGTGGGGCTGGCCGTGGTGGCCGGTGGCATCACGCGCATGACCGATGGCATGTTCCTTGCCGCAGCCCATGCGCTGGCCGCCCTCTCGCCCGCAGCCGGGGCAGCCGACCCCACGACAGCCCCGCTGCTGCCCCCCGTATCGGAACTGCGGCTTGTCGCCACCGCCGTGGCCCGCGCCGTCATTGCGCAGGGGCAGAAGGAAGGCGTGGCCCCGCAGGCCCCGGCCCATGAAGTCGAGACCGCCCTGCGCGACGCGGTGTGGACTGCCCGCTATCGTCCGTATGAGAAAGCCTGA
- a CDS encoding LysR family transcriptional regulator has translation MPDEISDLRFFCILAAAGSIAGCARAMGLSPAAMSRRLSTMEARLGTRLVTRTSRHFALTAEGQRLHEHAVRIMQEVEEAEAELTARAGIPRGLLRVGVPSEIGRKMLAGVVAAFVEQYPEVTVQLTLSDAGLDVIDDGLDIAIRPGRPPDQEVMTTSLINSRRVVCASPDYRDRKGLPATPHDLLKHDCICLIRRQRIFNEWVYFDGKARKEVQVTPRLATSSSEVVHDWAVSGRGIALKVLWDIADDLKCGRLIECLSTYRWEDVTLCAVYPSRTHLPSRTRLFLDFVRKELRQAYFGT, from the coding sequence TTGCCCGACGAGATCAGTGACCTGAGATTTTTCTGTATCCTTGCCGCGGCGGGCAGCATTGCGGGGTGCGCGCGCGCCATGGGCCTCTCGCCCGCCGCCATGAGCCGCAGGCTGAGCACCATGGAAGCCCGGCTGGGCACCCGGCTGGTCACCCGCACCTCGCGCCATTTCGCGCTCACGGCGGAAGGGCAGCGCCTGCACGAGCATGCCGTGCGCATCATGCAGGAAGTAGAAGAGGCGGAAGCGGAACTGACCGCGCGCGCGGGCATTCCGCGCGGGCTGCTGCGCGTGGGCGTGCCATCGGAGATCGGGCGCAAGATGCTTGCGGGCGTGGTGGCCGCCTTTGTGGAGCAGTACCCCGAGGTGACGGTGCAGCTCACCCTGTCCGATGCCGGGCTGGATGTGATTGATGACGGGCTGGACATCGCCATCCGCCCCGGCAGGCCGCCCGATCAGGAGGTGATGACCACCAGCCTGATCAACAGCCGCCGCGTAGTCTGCGCCTCACCCGATTACCGTGACCGCAAGGGCCTGCCCGCCACCCCGCACGACCTGCTCAAGCATGACTGCATCTGCCTGATCCGCCGCCAGCGCATCTTTAATGAATGGGTGTATTTTGATGGCAAGGCCCGCAAGGAAGTGCAGGTTACCCCCCGCCTCGCCACATCAAGCAGCGAGGTGGTGCATGACTGGGCAGTGAGCGGGCGCGGCATTGCGCTCAAGGTGCTGTGGGACATTGCCGATGACCTGAAATGCGGCAGGCTGATCGAATGCCTCAGTACCTACAGGTGGGAGGACGTGACGCTGTGCGCGGTCTACCCCTCGCGCACACACCTGCCCTCACGCACGCGGCTGTTCCTCGATTTCGTGCGCAAGGAGTTGCGGCAGGCCTATTTCGGCACATAG
- a CDS encoding cell wall metabolism sensor histidine kinase WalK — protein sequence MLVVMGFMAGALLGGIAVRRYGAVGRLSGDFARLQAEPVGADEDAVQVDDLPVSLLVLTRGGRLLHAGARAQMEFAEGLGMFVRHPALQRAVAELRPGGVAEVTIEADVPVRRVVQAFVRAGAWHGQPACVVVLLDATARDALDRARSDFVAHASHELRTPLAALTGFIETLQGPAANDATARHKFLAIMARQASRMQRLIDRLLYLSRVQMLEHQRPQGMIAVADLFARFNDEVQGKPEADRAALVLHPAPAGALRGDADQILQVLVNLSENALRYGRPPSVEPRIEIAAQWQDNGGLLLSVRDNGPGIAPEHLPRLTERFYRVSPAPGAGGEQGTGLGLAIVRHIVDRHGGRLDITSVPGQGTCCAVWLPGSTNVP from the coding sequence GTGCTTGTAGTGATGGGTTTCATGGCGGGGGCGTTGCTTGGGGGCATTGCCGTGCGGCGTTATGGCGCGGTGGGGCGGCTGTCGGGTGACTTTGCGCGCCTGCAGGCCGAGCCCGTGGGCGCGGATGAGGATGCGGTGCAGGTCGATGATCTGCCCGTGTCGCTGCTGGTACTGACGCGGGGCGGGCGCCTGCTGCATGCCGGTGCCCGCGCGCAAATGGAATTTGCCGAGGGGCTTGGCATGTTCGTGCGCCACCCGGCCCTGCAGCGCGCCGTGGCCGAACTGCGCCCCGGCGGCGTAGCGGAGGTCACCATCGAGGCCGACGTGCCGGTGCGCCGCGTGGTGCAGGCCTTTGTCAGGGCAGGGGCATGGCACGGACAGCCCGCCTGCGTTGTGGTGCTGCTTGATGCAACGGCGCGTGACGCGCTTGATCGCGCGCGCAGTGACTTCGTGGCCCATGCCAGCCACGAACTGCGCACGCCGCTTGCCGCCCTGACCGGCTTTATCGAGACCTTGCAGGGCCCGGCGGCCAATGATGCCACGGCACGGCACAAATTCCTTGCCATCATGGCCCGGCAGGCCAGCCGCATGCAGCGCCTGATCGACCGGCTGCTCTACCTTTCGCGCGTGCAGATGCTCGAGCACCAGCGCCCGCAGGGCATGATTGCGGTGGCCGACCTGTTCGCCCGCTTTAATGATGAGGTGCAGGGCAAGCCCGAGGCCGATCGCGCGGCCCTGGTGCTTCATCCTGCCCCCGCAGGCGCATTGCGTGGTGATGCGGACCAGATATTGCAGGTGCTGGTCAACCTGAGCGAGAACGCCCTGCGTTATGGCAGGCCGCCGTCAGTCGAACCACGCATCGAAATCGCGGCGCAATGGCAGGATAATGGCGGCCTGCTGCTCTCGGTGCGTGACAACGGGCCGGGCATCGCACCCGAGCATCTGCCACGCCTGACCGAGCGGTTCTACCGTGTCTCACCCGCGCCGGGGGCAGGGGGCGAGCAGGGCACCGGGCTTGGGCTGGCCATCGTGCGCCATATCGTTGACCGCCATGGCGGGCGGCTCGACATAACCAGCGTGCCGGGGCAGGGCACCTGCTGCGCGGTGTGGTTGCCGGGCAGCACGAATGTCCCGTAA
- a CDS encoding carbohydrate porin translates to MTRHISPHAKGRARAPFPPGWGWLLAAGTTALVPAWQAHAQAVDPGMKPVPSIMAPGAVSAMPSTGMTQEEQISMRLDAERLGPQPEAIRRPPNTPIPPSGVPVYPSAGLATMSVAPVSSPGASKTFHQIELDALTRHEGPSGLLPAWIDAQHDMDLEDPYYVPTAGSGHLVPLLDPMRKRLRDHGVSFAFTYKGEAMGVIDGGVQRGMSYVHELTAQVNFDLEKMAGIKGWSVHTLVMERAGRAVSHDRVGEYYVNLQEVYGLSGNVVAHLVDFYAEKKLLNNHLDITFGRMALTHVFATSPLLCSFMVTCSAPVALKLDPGFSVYPKATWGSRLRLRPTRDTAIQFGAYSVNALTDNPSGWSWGSEKATGVMLPVEFTWQPFLTRNRLPGHYVLGYAHDTTRYPDEIGIGLPAALRTAAGHQRSAPMDMFWFEGDQMVYRRGGRNQMAGGYLMAGYIHNTPHVTSISDEAYGGLSFAGVIPSRVTDRLGIMYSWHHVSHRKEEGQILRYEAGYALGASVRAPQTDSHIIEAYYAIDAMPGILVQPEFEYMIRPGETKHIPNAALVGLKVIANL, encoded by the coding sequence ATGACAAGACATATTTCCCCACACGCCAAAGGGCGTGCGCGCGCGCCGTTCCCTCCCGGCTGGGGATGGCTGCTGGCCGCAGGCACCACCGCGCTGGTTCCGGCCTGGCAGGCCCATGCCCAGGCGGTTGACCCCGGCATGAAGCCTGTGCCCTCCATCATGGCGCCCGGCGCGGTCTCGGCCATGCCTTCCACCGGCATGACGCAGGAAGAACAGATCAGCATGCGCCTCGATGCCGAGCGGCTTGGCCCCCAGCCCGAGGCCATCCGCAGGCCGCCCAATACGCCCATCCCGCCCAGCGGCGTGCCGGTCTATCCGTCCGCCGGCCTAGCGACCATGAGTGTTGCCCCCGTCAGCAGCCCCGGCGCCAGCAAGACTTTCCACCAGATCGAACTTGATGCGCTGACCCGCCACGAAGGCCCATCAGGCCTGCTGCCCGCATGGATCGATGCCCAGCATGATATGGACCTTGAAGACCCGTACTACGTGCCCACCGCAGGCAGCGGCCACCTGGTGCCGCTGCTCGACCCGATGCGCAAGCGCCTGCGCGACCACGGGGTGAGCTTCGCCTTCACCTACAAGGGCGAGGCAATGGGCGTGATTGATGGCGGCGTGCAGCGCGGCATGAGCTACGTGCATGAACTGACCGCGCAGGTGAACTTCGACCTTGAGAAAATGGCCGGAATCAAGGGCTGGTCGGTGCATACGCTGGTGATGGAACGCGCGGGCCGCGCCGTGAGCCATGACCGGGTGGGCGAATATTACGTCAACCTGCAGGAAGTTTATGGCCTGTCAGGCAACGTCGTGGCGCATCTGGTTGATTTCTATGCCGAAAAGAAACTTCTGAACAACCACCTCGACATCACCTTCGGGCGCATGGCGCTGACCCATGTGTTTGCCACATCGCCCCTGCTGTGCTCGTTCATGGTCACCTGCTCGGCCCCGGTGGCGCTCAAGCTCGACCCCGGCTTTTCGGTCTACCCCAAGGCCACATGGGGCAGCCGCCTGCGCCTGCGCCCCACGCGTGACACCGCCATCCAGTTCGGCGCCTATTCCGTCAACGCGCTGACCGACAACCCCAGCGGCTGGTCGTGGGGCAGCGAGAAGGCGACGGGCGTAATGCTGCCGGTCGAGTTCACGTGGCAGCCCTTCCTGACCCGTAACCGCCTGCCGGGGCATTACGTGCTGGGCTACGCGCATGACACCACACGCTACCCTGACGAGATCGGCATCGGCCTGCCCGCCGCCCTGCGCACGGCAGCAGGCCACCAGCGCTCGGCGCCGATGGACATGTTCTGGTTTGAAGGCGACCAGATGGTCTACCGCCGGGGCGGGCGCAACCAGATGGCCGGTGGCTACCTGATGGCGGGCTACATCCATAACACGCCCCATGTCACATCCATCTCGGATGAAGCCTATGGCGGCCTGTCATTTGCGGGTGTCATCCCCTCCCGCGTGACCGACCGGCTGGGCATCATGTATTCGTGGCACCATGTCAGCCACCGCAAGGAGGAAGGGCAGATCTTGCGCTACGAGGCCGGGTATGCGCTCGGTGCCTCCGTGCGCGCGCCGCAGACGGACTCCCACATCATCGAGGCCTATTACGCCATTGACGCCATGCCCGGCATCCTGGTGCAGCCGGAGTTCGAATACATGATCCGCCCGGGCGAGACAAAACACATCCCCAACGCAGCCCTCGTGGGGCTGAAGGTCATCGCCAACCTGTAA
- a CDS encoding TonB-dependent siderophore receptor, which produces MTDKTIRQKLRPFSLLTASMALACAATSAHAAQDTVPATDTQATTPSGDARGKDTGTRDAYNHDAEHGFDVTHVTASPMNVLHESIGLSRMPQDAMHTPQNVNVVPQVLMQQQNVKSLDEALKNVPGITASVGEGEGGMAGDQFLIRGFAAQNDIYENGLRDFGVYARDSFYYDHVSVIKGPSSEVFGNGTTGGAINIVTKTPHLGNSYQASFSGGSGSYYRGTLDVNYQINSTTAFRLTGMGNENNVVGRDHIYSHRWGIAPSIAFGLGKKVSFVLEYFHQNDNRIPDYGVPVVTPTGGIGYPVTERGVKRTNWYGTTYDQDNTSDDMITGRLTAKVSPLLTLYNDMRGGIFHRYFSASQESCANMASGAAYNNNKINGSVPSATCQSDYLSGNAANAQVARNGGVGGPEPYRQSDWSIQDVFSGVAHLKTGHIRHEIIGGFDIEYVTDHRQNYAYGSNRPSTSLLNPSPYVPGLTLGDCSQYPNRLVNIGNGVGRKCYKDSSALDVGFFLSDQVWLTKNLSVKAGFRWDHWNSTYSATGGSTATPDVGYSQNETTINPSVSIMYTPRSNLMVYFNWSESTTPLSLYVTNSSEPMTAKSQSAAPERSRLYEVGAKYSAFHDRIGFTAALFRLEKNNSTQTDPSTGDVSATSDQERNQGLELSASGTLLRNWMFYGTYALYDPTITKAGSATSRQGGQIQYVPHNQATAWTSYEIAPRKPWNMTFGGGITWRQGVWLDQRNTARAPATVEFDAMVAHRFNNNWKVAMNAYNLDNRLNYGSLFSNRVTPSVGRSFLFNISAQY; this is translated from the coding sequence ATGACCGATAAAACCATCCGCCAGAAACTCAGGCCATTCTCCCTGCTCACCGCCTCCATGGCCCTCGCCTGCGCAGCCACCAGCGCGCATGCCGCGCAGGACACGGTGCCCGCAACCGATACGCAGGCCACCACCCCTTCGGGTGATGCCAGGGGAAAGGACACCGGAACGCGCGATGCCTACAACCATGATGCGGAACATGGGTTTGACGTAACCCACGTCACGGCCTCGCCCATGAACGTCTTGCATGAATCCATCGGCCTGAGCCGCATGCCGCAAGATGCCATGCACACGCCCCAGAACGTGAACGTGGTGCCGCAGGTGCTCATGCAGCAGCAGAACGTCAAATCGCTTGATGAGGCGCTGAAAAACGTGCCCGGCATCACCGCATCGGTGGGTGAAGGCGAAGGCGGCATGGCGGGCGATCAGTTCCTGATCCGCGGTTTCGCGGCCCAGAACGATATTTATGAAAACGGCCTGCGGGATTTTGGCGTCTATGCGCGCGACAGCTTCTATTATGACCATGTCTCGGTCATCAAGGGTCCGTCATCGGAGGTGTTTGGCAATGGCACCACGGGCGGCGCCATCAACATCGTGACCAAGACACCACATCTGGGCAACAGCTATCAGGCCAGCTTTTCGGGTGGCAGCGGGTCGTATTATCGCGGCACGCTGGATGTGAACTACCAGATCAACAGCACCACCGCCTTCCGCCTGACCGGCATGGGCAACGAGAACAATGTGGTCGGGCGCGACCATATCTATTCCCATCGCTGGGGCATTGCGCCGTCCATCGCGTTCGGGCTGGGCAAGAAGGTCTCGTTCGTTCTGGAATACTTCCACCAGAACGACAACCGCATCCCCGATTATGGCGTGCCGGTTGTCACCCCCACCGGCGGCATCGGCTATCCGGTAACCGAAAGGGGCGTAAAGCGCACCAACTGGTATGGCACCACCTATGATCAGGACAATACCAGCGATGACATGATTACAGGCCGCCTGACCGCCAAGGTCAGCCCCCTGCTCACGCTGTATAACGACATGCGCGGCGGCATCTTCCACCGCTATTTCTCGGCCTCGCAGGAATCATGCGCCAACATGGCATCCGGCGCCGCTTACAATAACAACAAGATCAACGGCAGCGTGCCCTCGGCCACCTGCCAGTCCGATTACCTGTCCGGCAACGCGGCGAATGCGCAGGTGGCGCGTAACGGTGGCGTGGGCGGCCCCGAACCCTACCGGCAGAGCGACTGGTCGATCCAGGATGTGTTCTCGGGTGTGGCGCATCTCAAGACCGGGCATATCCGCCACGAAATCATTGGCGGGTTCGACATCGAATACGTAACCGACCACCGCCAGAACTACGCCTATGGCTCCAACCGCCCCAGCACCAGCCTGCTCAACCCCTCGCCCTACGTGCCCGGCCTGACGCTGGGCGACTGCAGCCAGTACCCCAACCGTCTGGTCAATATCGGCAACGGCGTGGGCCGCAAGTGCTACAAGGACAGTTCCGCGCTTGATGTAGGCTTTTTCCTGTCCGATCAGGTTTGGCTGACCAAAAACCTGTCGGTCAAGGCAGGTTTCCGGTGGGATCACTGGAACAGCACCTACAGCGCAACCGGCGGCAGCACGGCCACCCCCGATGTGGGTTACAGCCAGAACGAGACCACCATCAACCCCTCCGTCAGCATCATGTACACCCCGCGCAGCAACCTGATGGTGTATTTCAACTGGTCGGAATCCACCACGCCGCTCAGCCTGTATGTAACCAACAGCTCCGAGCCGATGACCGCCAAGAGCCAGAGCGCCGCCCCCGAGCGCAGCAGGCTGTATGAGGTGGGCGCCAAATACAGCGCCTTCCATGACCGCATCGGCTTTACGGCGGCCCTGTTCCGGCTGGAGAAGAACAATTCCACCCAGACCGACCCCAGCACGGGCGATGTGAGCGCCACCAGCGACCAGGAGCGCAACCAGGGGCTTGAACTCAGCGCATCGGGCACGCTGCTGCGCAACTGGATGTTCTATGGCACCTACGCGCTGTATGACCCCACCATCACCAAGGCAGGCTCGGCCACATCCAGGCAGGGCGGGCAGATCCAGTACGTGCCCCATAATCAGGCCACCGCCTGGACCAGCTACGAGATCGCGCCGCGCAAGCCGTGGAACATGACCTTTGGCGGCGGCATTACCTGGCGGCAGGGCGTGTGGCTTGACCAGCGCAATACCGCCCGCGCGCCCGCCACGGTGGAGTTCGACGCCATGGTCGCCCACCGCTTCAACAACAACTGGAAAGTGGCCATGAACGCCTATAACCTTGATAACCGGCTCAATTACGGCAGCCTGTTCTCCAACCGCGTCACCCCTTCCGTAGGCCGGTCGTTCCTGTTCAACATCTCGGCGCAGTACTGA